The following are from one region of the Colias croceus chromosome 4, ilColCroc2.1 genome:
- the LOC123691389 gene encoding CAP-Gly domain-containing linker protein 2 isoform X5, protein MNENNDPTMEAGGVPPAPSSASSDTASTISTATSTMPRSEASRPTTFSKPSGLKPPSKIGRLCSNAAPKPAVPISPRADGSSSDARKFSDDSSRKHLSASSRSSLTSMDALWEKHPRRLSEAGLRRSSDHSVVLTEDTDSFIIGERVWVGGTKPGQIAYIGETQFAPGDWAGIVLDDPIGKNDGSVAGVRYFQCPEKRGVFSRLTRLTREPLVSHAPHDASPVSDAGSVFERPPSGSARQRRALSPNGSIRSIVSSKMNASISTTTGGDLRMGDRVIVSSSRGSKAGTLRYVGVTDFATGVWAGVELDDPIGKNDGSVDGKRYFECAPRFGLFAPISKVSRSPSNRKPGACAIHSNGRATPLRRSNSRDSLTSLGTSIASSRAGVRLGVTSLGSQRVGAPRASSTPVSAKNALQELLREKQHHLERLMRERELERAEVAKASLQADRAENALALVQKEASQANSENAKLRAELEKLNKLLEDEKQKVEDLMFRNEEENINKEDYYKYKEAMERERLSREKHIRELEAEIALQAARAETTASALQALEEQRTAEMTAIAEQHKEELAAAQTLSTELQNLLDEAYALLKEKENEKDSLGKSMSEELSKVKSESEKALLEAKTKMAISQTEFDTQLSVLTSKLQLVESKLETEKQNVERLNKDNSQIITDLNTKLTQLQATVDDKTLELNKVLGASKEHEVNLNKEISKLKMELSAKVLDIEQLQDAKAKQDAQCKSLQEEIERVKDELNTKITEYESVLNEASQQEEKSKLEILRLQQDLSAKIKDYDKLLNESNIANETKEKVMNEYKQTIHERDKEVIRLKGDYEEATANFNIKHSKIAEEHKKEIEDRNLRIEQLTKEIESHKQILEKNKVEIDSLTTQFNMNTDELKALKEENVRLKQSLNELTEINTNLKNKISSMELEIGELNRQLESTKEKCEELQKSKEKVENEYMNLTGQTTDSNEQFNKLSQHLKDTEKELQDLKDKHRETANNYGRVEQELKQKIFKIQEDFSIERTELIRSIDENVEKHKIAEQKLQEIEQRVLQVNNRLKELETENDKLLDENTILKQEIESLKIKEQEMIHEFDATRKKLEVDTDKYKEEIALLKAEGASSEVKLIEKVDQLTDAQNDLNNKLEEARKHEDSLQKILDDMTLQINNEKIQHEKERDQILNQLAHINTQAGVQKNEEIELKKTLEVKENDIKELKLKLEMLEIDLKSNEEIVVEKDRQMAQISEELTKMTDNKNKIEEQLNIVLTESTTLKQKYESLLKNSSTEESLLKEQHGQLETLKIEMATMVAEKCNLEAKYNETISEISKLKENLDQLEVNLKQTTEINTELTKRVEEKDNLLKTQSQKIEQNSIQMKSVDEEIQNLKNELNGKITALHEKEEQLNKLNEIVKEGSNDSKQAIEVLESETTELKRKHLNEVESLNNTIKTLQNSLSEQEKQVIELLQSKEKLNELQTMLAKSDNDIKQLTNINEAQKLNYEDLNKQLQTQFDEYKKESKLLRHDLKAKVSNYEKELEDSRKKISTEIETQNQLQTKLSDADKAILELKEKLELLSVQQINVGEKDERLEKLTLELQATRNSNAEALQHMEKTLHSLRVDIEQKMALVKEKDSIIVRLQEDLKNFKSKLEISEREKVLLQKDISKRNSEIRDKNDNNAMGTLGQGDTAPARSEEDKDMLDGQVNFLNSVIVDMQKKNEQLMARVQALEGGNITAEPTLFNGRKARAVAPRLFCDICDVFDAHDTEDCPKQALPDTREPHEGKKQPPPPRPYCDICEVFGHATENCDEEETF, encoded by the exons ACGGCAGCTCCTCCGACGCAAGAAAGTTTAGCGACGATTCGTCAAGAAAACATTTGTCAG CTAGTAGCAGGTCCAGTCTGACTTCGATGGACGCGTTGTGGGAGAAACATCCGCGCAGGCTCAGCGAGGCCGGCCTCAGACGGTCCTCAG ATCACAGCGTCGTTTTAACGGAAGATACCGACAGTTTCATTATTGGGGAGCGAGTTTGGGTTGGAGGAACGAAACCAGGTCAAATTGCGTATATCGGTGAAACACAATTTGCTCCTGGTGACTGGGCGGGAATTGTACTTGATGACCCTATTG gaaaaaatgATGGATCTGTAGCTGGAGTTAGAtattttcaatgcccagagaAGAGAGGGGTTTTTTCCCGTTTGACTCGATTGACTCGTGAACCACTTGTATCCCATGCTCCACATGACGCGTCACCTGTATCGGACGCAGGAAGCGTTTTTGAAAGGCCACCATCTGGTTCTGCTAGACAAAGGCGCGCCTTATCACCCAATGGCAGTATTCGAAGCATCGTCAGCAGTAAGATGA aTGCTTCAATTTCTACCACTACGGGTGGTGATTTACGTATGGGTGATCGCGTTATTGTGTCTAGTAGCCGTGGTAGCAAGGCTGGCACTCTTCGCTATGTGGGTGTTACCGATTTTGCTACCGGCGTATGGGCCGGCGTTGAACTCGATGATCCTATTGGAAAGAACGATGGATCTGTAGATGGGAAGAG ATATTTCGAGTGCGCACCACGTTTTGGTTTATTCGCTCCTATATCGAAGGTTTCTCGGTCTCCGTCCAACCGCAAGCCTGGCGCGTGCGCGATCCATAGCAACGGTCGCGCTACTCCATTGCGGCGTTCCAACTCCCGCGACTCGCTCACGTCTCTCGGCACGTCGATCGCGTCGTCCCGCGCAGGGGTGAGACTGGGGGTGACGTCGCTGGGTTCTCAG CGTGTCGGAGCTCCGCGAGCCTCTTCCACCCCGGTCTCCGCTAAGAACGCCCTGCAG gaaCTGCTGCGTGAAAAGCAACATCATTTGGAGCGGCTTATGCGTGAGAGAGAGTTGGAAAGAGCTGAGGTGGCGAAAGCGTCCCTACAGGCTGATCGTGCGGAAAACGCGCTTGCTTTGGTACAGAAGGAGGCTTCGCAG GCAAATTCTGAGAACGCGAAACTCAGAGCTGAGCTCGAAAAGTTGAATAAGTTGTTAGAAGATGAAAAACAGAAAGTTGAAGATCTTATGTTTAGaaatgaagaagaaaatattaacaaagaaGACTATTAT AAATATAAAGAAGCGATGGAG CGGGAGAGACTATCTCGGGAGAAGCATATTCGTGAATTGGAAGCTGAAATTGCATTACAAGCGGCTCGCGCTGAAACCACGGCGAGCGCCCTTCAAGCGCTTGAAGAACAACGAACTGCTGAAATGACAGCCATAGCAGAACAACACAAAGAAGAATTGGCGGCGGCACAAA CGTTGTCCACAGAATTACAAAATCTTCTAGACGAAGCATATGCACTGTTAAAGGAAAAAGAGAACGAAAAAGATTCTCTGGGCAAAAGCATGTCGGAAGAATTATCCAAAGTTAAATCTGAATCGGAGAAGGCTCTGCTCGAAGCTAAAACCAAAATGGCTATTTCACAAACCGAGTTTGATACTCAACTATCAGTTTTAACGTCCAAATTACAGCTTGTAGAATCAAAGCTGGAGACTGAAAAACAAAACGTAGAACgtttaaataaagataatagtCAAATAATTACTGATTTAAATACTAAGTTGACACAGCTTCAAGCTACAGTAGATGATAAAACATTAGAATTAAACAAGG TACTTGGTGCTAGTAAAGAACATGAAGTCAActtaaacaaagaaataagtaAGTTAAAAATGGAACTTAGCGCTAAGGTATTAGATATTGAACAGTTGCAAGATGCAAAAGCTAAACAAGATGCCCAGTGCAAATCATTGCAAGAAGAAATTGAACGCGTAAAAGAtgaattaaatactaaaataacagAATACGAAAGTGTACTTAATGAAGCTTCACAACAAGAAGAAAAAAGTAAACTAGAGATTTTAAGATTACAACAAGATTTGAGTGCCAAAATAAAGGATTATGATAAACTACTTAATGAATCAAATATTGCAAATGAAACAAAGGAAAAAgtaatgaatgaatataaacaaacaattcatgAACGTGACAAGGAAGTTATCAGACTAAAAGGAGACTATGAAGAAGCAACGgctaatttcaatattaaacatagCAAAATTGCTGAAGAACACAAGAAAGAAATAGAAGATCGTAATTTAAGAATAGAGCAGCTAACCAAAGAAATTGAGAGCCACAAGCAAATATTGGAGAAAAACAAAGTAGAAATTGATAGCTTAACCACGCAATTTAACATGAACACAGACGAATTAAAGGCATTGAAAGAAGAAAATGTTAGGCTTAAACAAAGCCTAAACGAGTTGACAGAAATTAATACCAActtgaaaaacaaaatatcatcAATGGAACTCGAAATTGGTGAACTAAACCGTCAGTTAGAAAGTACGAAAGAGAAATGTGAAGAATTGCAAAAATCGAAAGAAAAAGTTGAAAATGAGTATATGAATCTGACTGGACAAACAACAGATTCCAATGAGCAGTTTAATAAACTATCTCAACACTTAAAAGATACTGAAAAAGAACTTCAGGACCTTAAGGATAAGCATAGAGAAACAGCTAATAATTACGGCAGAGTAGAACAAGagctgaaacaaaaaatatttaaaatacaagaaGACTTTTCAATTGAACGTACAGAATTAATACGATCTATTGACGAAAATGTTGAAAAGCATAAAATTGCTGAACAAAAATTACAGGAAATAGAACAACGGGTGTTGCAAGTAAATAATCGTCTTAAAGAACTTGAAACTGAAAACGATAAACTCTTGGatgaaaatacaattttgaaaCAGGAAATTGAAagtcttaaaataaaagaacaaGAAATGATTCATGAATTTGACGCAACTCGGAAGAAACTTGAAGTAGATACAGATAAGTATAAGGAAGAGATTGCACTTTTGAAAGCAGAAGGTGCTTCATCAGAAGTGAAATTGATTGAAAAAGTAGATCAGCTTACCGATGCGCAAAATGAcctgaataataaattagaagAAGCCAGAAAACACGAGGACTCCCTGCAAAAAATTTTGGATGACATGACTTTGCAAATAAACAATGAAAAGATTCAACATGAAAAAGAAAGAGATCAAATTTTAAATCAGTTAGCACATATTAATACACAGGCTGGTGTCCAGAAAAATGAAGAGATagaattaaagaaaacatTAGAAGTCAAAGAAAATGATATCAAAGAGCTAAAACTGAAATTAGAAATGCTTGAGATAGATTTGAAATCAAACGAAGAAATTGTAGTAGAAAAAGATCGTCAAATGGCTCAAATAAGTGAGGAACTTACAAAGATGActgacaataaaaataaaattgaagagcaattaaatattgttctcACAGAGTCGACGACACTGAAGCAGAAATATGAAAGCCTTCTTAAAAATTCTTCAACGGAAGAATCTTTGTTGAAGGAACAACACGGGCAGTTGGAGacattgaaaattgaaatggcAACTATGGTTGCAGAGAAGTGTAATTTGGAGGCCAAGTACAATGAAACAATATCAGAAATCAGCAAGCTTAAGGAGAATTTAGATCAATTGGAAGTAAATTTAAAGCAAACAACAGAAATCAACACTGAACTTACAAAGCGAGTCGAAGAAAAAGATAACCTTTTAAAAACGCAGAGTCAAAAAATTGAACAGAATTCCATTCAAATGAAATCTGTAGATGAAGAAATCCAAAATCTTAAAAATGAACTCAATGGTAAGATTACTGCTCTCCATGAAAAGGAAGAACAACTCAATAAATTAAACGAAATTGTAAAAGAAGGATCTAATGACTCAAAACAAGCTATCGAAGTTTTGGAGAGTGAAACTACAGAACTAAAACGGAAACATCTTAATGAGGTAGAATCTCttaataatactattaaaacattacaaaacaGTCTATCGGAGCAAGAAAAGCAAGTAATAGAGTTATTGCAATCAAAAGAAAAGTTAAATGAATTACAAACAATGCTTGCAAAGTCTgataatgacattaaacaattAACGAATATTAATGAAGCTCAAAAATTAAACTATGAAGACCTTAACAAACAACTTCAAACGCAGTTTGATGAATACAAAAAAGAAAGCAAATTATTAAGACACGATCTTAAGGCTAAAGTAAGCAATTATGAAAAAGAACTTGAAGATTCAAGGAAGAAAATATCGACGGAAATAGAAACACAAAATCAGCTGCAAACAAAACTGTCGGACGCAGATAAGGCTATATTAGAATTAAAGGAGAAGTTAGAATTACTCTCGGTACAACAAATTAATGTCGGTGAAAAGGACGAGCGATTAGAAAAACTTACATTGGAACTACAGGCAACAAGAAACTCCAATGCTGAAGCTTTGCAACATATGGAAAAAACCTTACATTCACTGCGAGTAGATATCGAACAGAAGATGGCACTGGTGAAGGAAAAAGATAGTATTATTGTTCGGTTACAAGAAGATCTCAAG AACTTTAAGTCGAAACTAGAAATTTCTGAACGAGAAAAGGTTCTTTTACAAAAGGATATTTCTAAACGAAATAGTGAAATACGAGATAAAAACGACAATAATGCGATGGGAACATTGGGACAAGGGGATACTGCGCCTGCTCG GTCAGAAGAAGATAAGGATATGTTGGACGGTCAAGTGAACTTTTTGAATTCGGTGATCGTAGATATGCAAAAAAAGAATGAACAGTTAATGGCGAGAGTTCAGGCGCTGGAAGGAGGCAACATTACTGCTGAGCCTACACtttt CAACGGTCGCAAAGCGCGCGCAGTGGCGCCGCGTTTGTTCTGCGACATCTGCGACGTGTTCGACGCGCACGACACGGAGGACTGCCCCAAGCAGGCGCTGCCCGACACGCGCGAGCCGCACGAGGGCAAGAAGCAGCCGCCGCCGCCCAGGCCCTACTGCGATATATGTGAAG TGTTCGGGCACGCTACGGAAAACTGTGATGAAGAAGAGACCTTCTAA
- the LOC123691389 gene encoding CAP-Gly domain-containing linker protein 1 isoform X9, with translation MPVETKISFSDGSSSDARKFSDDSSRKHLSDLIEVEEDEVTSSLPDRPRMHRKASTSSRSSLTSMDALWEKHPRRLSEAGLRRSSDHSVVLTEDTDSFIIGERVWVGGTKPGQIAYIGETQFAPGDWAGIVLDDPIGKNDGSVAGVRYFQCPEKRGVFSRLTRLTREPLVSHAPHDASPVSDAGSVFERPPSGSARQRRALSPNGSIRSIVSSKMNASISTTTGGDLRMGDRVIVSSSRGSKAGTLRYVGVTDFATGVWAGVELDDPIGKNDGSVDGKRYFECAPRFGLFAPISKVSRSPSNRKPGACAIHSNGRATPLRRSNSRDSLTSLGTSIASSRAGVRLGVTSLGSQRVGAPRASSTPVSAKNALQELLREKQHHLERLMRERELERAEVAKASLQADRAENALALVQKEASQANSENAKLRAELEKLNKLLEDEKQKVEDLMFRNEEENINKEDYYKYKEAMERERLSREKHIRELEAEIALQAARAETTASALQALEEQRTAEMTAIAEQHKEELAAAQTLSTELQNLLDEAYALLKEKENEKDSLGKSMSEELSKVKSESEKALLEAKTKMAISQTEFDTQLSVLTSKLQLVESKLETEKQNVERLNKDNSQIITDLNTKLTQLQATVDDKTLELNKVLGASKEHEVNLNKEISKLKMELSAKVLDIEQLQDAKAKQDAQCKSLQEEIERVKDELNTKITEYESVLNEASQQEEKSKLEILRLQQDLSAKIKDYDKLLNESNIANETKEKVMNEYKQTIHERDKEVIRLKGDYEEATANFNIKHSKIAEEHKKEIEDRNLRIEQLTKEIESHKQILEKNKVEIDSLTTQFNMNTDELKALKEENVRLKQSLNELTEINTNLKNKISSMELEIGELNRQLESTKEKCEELQKSKEKVENEYMNLTGQTTDSNEQFNKLSQHLKDTEKELQDLKDKHRETANNYGRVEQELKQKIFKIQEDFSIERTELIRSIDENVEKHKIAEQKLQEIEQRVLQVNNRLKELETENDKLLDENTILKQEIESLKIKEQEMIHEFDATRKKLEVDTDKYKEEIALLKAEGASSEVKLIEKVDQLTDAQNDLNNKLEEARKHEDSLQKILDDMTLQINNEKIQHEKERDQILNQLAHINTQAGVQKNEEIELKKTLEVKENDIKELKLKLEMLEIDLKSNEEIVVEKDRQMAQISEELTKMTDNKNKIEEQLNIVLTESTTLKQKYESLLKNSSTEESLLKEQHGQLETLKIEMATMVAEKCNLEAKYNETISEISKLKENLDQLEVNLKQTTEINTELTKRVEEKDNLLKTQSQKIEQNSIQMKSVDEEIQNLKNELNGKITALHEKEEQLNKLNEIVKEGSNDSKQAIEVLESETTELKRKHLNEVESLNNTIKTLQNSLSEQEKQVIELLQSKEKLNELQTMLAKSDNDIKQLTNINEAQKLNYEDLNKQLQTQFDEYKKESKLLRHDLKAKVSNYEKELEDSRKKISTEIETQNQLQTKLSDADKAILELKEKLELLSVQQINVGEKDERLEKLTLELQATRNSNAEALQHMEKTLHSLRVDIEQKMALVKEKDSIIVRLQEDLKNFKSKLEISEREKVLLQKDISKRNSEIRDKNDNNAMGTLGQGDTAPARSEEDKDMLDGQVNFLNSVIVDMQKKNEQLMARVQALEGGNITAEPTLFNGRKARAVAPRLFCDICDVFDAHDTEDCPKQALPDTREPHEGKKQPPPPRPYCDICEVFGHATENCDEEETF, from the exons ACGGCAGCTCCTCCGACGCAAGAAAGTTTAGCGACGATTCGTCAAGAAAACATTTGTCAG ATTTAATAGAAGTAGAGGAAGACGAAGTGACGAGCAGTCTGCCGGACAGACCCCGAATGCATCGGAAAGCCTCCA CTAGTAGCAGGTCCAGTCTGACTTCGATGGACGCGTTGTGGGAGAAACATCCGCGCAGGCTCAGCGAGGCCGGCCTCAGACGGTCCTCAG ATCACAGCGTCGTTTTAACGGAAGATACCGACAGTTTCATTATTGGGGAGCGAGTTTGGGTTGGAGGAACGAAACCAGGTCAAATTGCGTATATCGGTGAAACACAATTTGCTCCTGGTGACTGGGCGGGAATTGTACTTGATGACCCTATTG gaaaaaatgATGGATCTGTAGCTGGAGTTAGAtattttcaatgcccagagaAGAGAGGGGTTTTTTCCCGTTTGACTCGATTGACTCGTGAACCACTTGTATCCCATGCTCCACATGACGCGTCACCTGTATCGGACGCAGGAAGCGTTTTTGAAAGGCCACCATCTGGTTCTGCTAGACAAAGGCGCGCCTTATCACCCAATGGCAGTATTCGAAGCATCGTCAGCAGTAAGATGA aTGCTTCAATTTCTACCACTACGGGTGGTGATTTACGTATGGGTGATCGCGTTATTGTGTCTAGTAGCCGTGGTAGCAAGGCTGGCACTCTTCGCTATGTGGGTGTTACCGATTTTGCTACCGGCGTATGGGCCGGCGTTGAACTCGATGATCCTATTGGAAAGAACGATGGATCTGTAGATGGGAAGAG ATATTTCGAGTGCGCACCACGTTTTGGTTTATTCGCTCCTATATCGAAGGTTTCTCGGTCTCCGTCCAACCGCAAGCCTGGCGCGTGCGCGATCCATAGCAACGGTCGCGCTACTCCATTGCGGCGTTCCAACTCCCGCGACTCGCTCACGTCTCTCGGCACGTCGATCGCGTCGTCCCGCGCAGGGGTGAGACTGGGGGTGACGTCGCTGGGTTCTCAG CGTGTCGGAGCTCCGCGAGCCTCTTCCACCCCGGTCTCCGCTAAGAACGCCCTGCAG gaaCTGCTGCGTGAAAAGCAACATCATTTGGAGCGGCTTATGCGTGAGAGAGAGTTGGAAAGAGCTGAGGTGGCGAAAGCGTCCCTACAGGCTGATCGTGCGGAAAACGCGCTTGCTTTGGTACAGAAGGAGGCTTCGCAG GCAAATTCTGAGAACGCGAAACTCAGAGCTGAGCTCGAAAAGTTGAATAAGTTGTTAGAAGATGAAAAACAGAAAGTTGAAGATCTTATGTTTAGaaatgaagaagaaaatattaacaaagaaGACTATTAT AAATATAAAGAAGCGATGGAG CGGGAGAGACTATCTCGGGAGAAGCATATTCGTGAATTGGAAGCTGAAATTGCATTACAAGCGGCTCGCGCTGAAACCACGGCGAGCGCCCTTCAAGCGCTTGAAGAACAACGAACTGCTGAAATGACAGCCATAGCAGAACAACACAAAGAAGAATTGGCGGCGGCACAAA CGTTGTCCACAGAATTACAAAATCTTCTAGACGAAGCATATGCACTGTTAAAGGAAAAAGAGAACGAAAAAGATTCTCTGGGCAAAAGCATGTCGGAAGAATTATCCAAAGTTAAATCTGAATCGGAGAAGGCTCTGCTCGAAGCTAAAACCAAAATGGCTATTTCACAAACCGAGTTTGATACTCAACTATCAGTTTTAACGTCCAAATTACAGCTTGTAGAATCAAAGCTGGAGACTGAAAAACAAAACGTAGAACgtttaaataaagataatagtCAAATAATTACTGATTTAAATACTAAGTTGACACAGCTTCAAGCTACAGTAGATGATAAAACATTAGAATTAAACAAGG TACTTGGTGCTAGTAAAGAACATGAAGTCAActtaaacaaagaaataagtaAGTTAAAAATGGAACTTAGCGCTAAGGTATTAGATATTGAACAGTTGCAAGATGCAAAAGCTAAACAAGATGCCCAGTGCAAATCATTGCAAGAAGAAATTGAACGCGTAAAAGAtgaattaaatactaaaataacagAATACGAAAGTGTACTTAATGAAGCTTCACAACAAGAAGAAAAAAGTAAACTAGAGATTTTAAGATTACAACAAGATTTGAGTGCCAAAATAAAGGATTATGATAAACTACTTAATGAATCAAATATTGCAAATGAAACAAAGGAAAAAgtaatgaatgaatataaacaaacaattcatgAACGTGACAAGGAAGTTATCAGACTAAAAGGAGACTATGAAGAAGCAACGgctaatttcaatattaaacatagCAAAATTGCTGAAGAACACAAGAAAGAAATAGAAGATCGTAATTTAAGAATAGAGCAGCTAACCAAAGAAATTGAGAGCCACAAGCAAATATTGGAGAAAAACAAAGTAGAAATTGATAGCTTAACCACGCAATTTAACATGAACACAGACGAATTAAAGGCATTGAAAGAAGAAAATGTTAGGCTTAAACAAAGCCTAAACGAGTTGACAGAAATTAATACCAActtgaaaaacaaaatatcatcAATGGAACTCGAAATTGGTGAACTAAACCGTCAGTTAGAAAGTACGAAAGAGAAATGTGAAGAATTGCAAAAATCGAAAGAAAAAGTTGAAAATGAGTATATGAATCTGACTGGACAAACAACAGATTCCAATGAGCAGTTTAATAAACTATCTCAACACTTAAAAGATACTGAAAAAGAACTTCAGGACCTTAAGGATAAGCATAGAGAAACAGCTAATAATTACGGCAGAGTAGAACAAGagctgaaacaaaaaatatttaaaatacaagaaGACTTTTCAATTGAACGTACAGAATTAATACGATCTATTGACGAAAATGTTGAAAAGCATAAAATTGCTGAACAAAAATTACAGGAAATAGAACAACGGGTGTTGCAAGTAAATAATCGTCTTAAAGAACTTGAAACTGAAAACGATAAACTCTTGGatgaaaatacaattttgaaaCAGGAAATTGAAagtcttaaaataaaagaacaaGAAATGATTCATGAATTTGACGCAACTCGGAAGAAACTTGAAGTAGATACAGATAAGTATAAGGAAGAGATTGCACTTTTGAAAGCAGAAGGTGCTTCATCAGAAGTGAAATTGATTGAAAAAGTAGATCAGCTTACCGATGCGCAAAATGAcctgaataataaattagaagAAGCCAGAAAACACGAGGACTCCCTGCAAAAAATTTTGGATGACATGACTTTGCAAATAAACAATGAAAAGATTCAACATGAAAAAGAAAGAGATCAAATTTTAAATCAGTTAGCACATATTAATACACAGGCTGGTGTCCAGAAAAATGAAGAGATagaattaaagaaaacatTAGAAGTCAAAGAAAATGATATCAAAGAGCTAAAACTGAAATTAGAAATGCTTGAGATAGATTTGAAATCAAACGAAGAAATTGTAGTAGAAAAAGATCGTCAAATGGCTCAAATAAGTGAGGAACTTACAAAGATGActgacaataaaaataaaattgaagagcaattaaatattgttctcACAGAGTCGACGACACTGAAGCAGAAATATGAAAGCCTTCTTAAAAATTCTTCAACGGAAGAATCTTTGTTGAAGGAACAACACGGGCAGTTGGAGacattgaaaattgaaatggcAACTATGGTTGCAGAGAAGTGTAATTTGGAGGCCAAGTACAATGAAACAATATCAGAAATCAGCAAGCTTAAGGAGAATTTAGATCAATTGGAAGTAAATTTAAAGCAAACAACAGAAATCAACACTGAACTTACAAAGCGAGTCGAAGAAAAAGATAACCTTTTAAAAACGCAGAGTCAAAAAATTGAACAGAATTCCATTCAAATGAAATCTGTAGATGAAGAAATCCAAAATCTTAAAAATGAACTCAATGGTAAGATTACTGCTCTCCATGAAAAGGAAGAACAACTCAATAAATTAAACGAAATTGTAAAAGAAGGATCTAATGACTCAAAACAAGCTATCGAAGTTTTGGAGAGTGAAACTACAGAACTAAAACGGAAACATCTTAATGAGGTAGAATCTCttaataatactattaaaacattacaaaacaGTCTATCGGAGCAAGAAAAGCAAGTAATAGAGTTATTGCAATCAAAAGAAAAGTTAAATGAATTACAAACAATGCTTGCAAAGTCTgataatgacattaaacaattAACGAATATTAATGAAGCTCAAAAATTAAACTATGAAGACCTTAACAAACAACTTCAAACGCAGTTTGATGAATACAAAAAAGAAAGCAAATTATTAAGACACGATCTTAAGGCTAAAGTAAGCAATTATGAAAAAGAACTTGAAGATTCAAGGAAGAAAATATCGACGGAAATAGAAACACAAAATCAGCTGCAAACAAAACTGTCGGACGCAGATAAGGCTATATTAGAATTAAAGGAGAAGTTAGAATTACTCTCGGTACAACAAATTAATGTCGGTGAAAAGGACGAGCGATTAGAAAAACTTACATTGGAACTACAGGCAACAAGAAACTCCAATGCTGAAGCTTTGCAACATATGGAAAAAACCTTACATTCACTGCGAGTAGATATCGAACAGAAGATGGCACTGGTGAAGGAAAAAGATAGTATTATTGTTCGGTTACAAGAAGATCTCAAG AACTTTAAGTCGAAACTAGAAATTTCTGAACGAGAAAAGGTTCTTTTACAAAAGGATATTTCTAAACGAAATAGTGAAATACGAGATAAAAACGACAATAATGCGATGGGAACATTGGGACAAGGGGATACTGCGCCTGCTCG GTCAGAAGAAGATAAGGATATGTTGGACGGTCAAGTGAACTTTTTGAATTCGGTGATCGTAGATATGCAAAAAAAGAATGAACAGTTAATGGCGAGAGTTCAGGCGCTGGAAGGAGGCAACATTACTGCTGAGCCTACACtttt CAACGGTCGCAAAGCGCGCGCAGTGGCGCCGCGTTTGTTCTGCGACATCTGCGACGTGTTCGACGCGCACGACACGGAGGACTGCCCCAAGCAGGCGCTGCCCGACACGCGCGAGCCGCACGAGGGCAAGAAGCAGCCGCCGCCGCCCAGGCCCTACTGCGATATATGTGAAG TGTTCGGGCACGCTACGGAAAACTGTGATGAAGAAGAGACCTTCTAA